A DNA window from Sphingopyxis macrogoltabida contains the following coding sequences:
- the ftsE gene encoding cell division ATP-binding protein FtsE — protein MTDALSPRPGGAMVEFNGVGLRYGPDAEVLSDISFNLQPGSFYFLTGASGAGKTSLLKMLYLAQRPSRGIVRLFGEDLVSMPRHRLPGFRRRIGVVFQDFRLIPHLSARDNIALPLRIAGVSEEDLSGPVGEMLSWIGLDERADARPATLSGGEQQRVAIARAVIARPQLLVADEPTGNVDPDMAMRLLGLFEALNRLGTTVVVATHDIHLISRIDNAQMMRLEKGRLADPTGALRYPPNRA, from the coding sequence ATGACCGACGCCCTCAGCCCGCGCCCGGGCGGCGCGATGGTCGAATTCAACGGTGTCGGGCTACGCTACGGTCCCGATGCCGAAGTGCTTTCGGACATCAGCTTCAACCTTCAGCCGGGCAGCTTCTATTTCCTCACCGGCGCTTCGGGCGCGGGCAAGACCTCGCTGCTCAAGATGCTCTATCTCGCGCAGCGGCCGAGCCGCGGCATCGTGCGGCTGTTCGGCGAGGATCTGGTCAGCATGCCGCGCCACCGCCTGCCCGGCTTTCGCCGCCGTATCGGCGTCGTCTTCCAGGACTTCCGCCTGATCCCCCATCTGTCGGCGCGCGACAATATCGCGCTGCCGCTGCGCATCGCGGGGGTGAGCGAAGAGGATCTGTCGGGACCGGTTGGCGAGATGCTGAGCTGGATCGGCCTCGACGAACGCGCCGATGCGCGCCCCGCGACGCTGTCGGGCGGTGAGCAACAGCGCGTCGCGATCGCGCGCGCGGTGATCGCGCGGCCGCAATTGCTGGTCGCCGACGAACCGACGGGTAACGTCGATCCCGACATGGCGATGCGCCTGCTCGGGCTGTTCGAGGCATTGAACCGCCTCGGCACGACCGTCGTCGTCGCGACCCACGATATCCATCTGATCAGCCGTATCGACAATGCGCAGATGATGCGGCTCGAAAAGGGGCGGCTCGCCGATCCGACCGGCGCGCTGCGCTATCCGCCGAATCGCGCATGA
- a CDS encoding cell division protein FtsX — protein MIIPRVPVQHRRLLPDRRLSGPTPWVIAILMMLTLLAAAAGVGLARSANAIGSAIAGRVTVQIVTANPVARAEQAAALRRRAAAQSFVRSARSVDQQELRATLGQWFGGEDGGAGGDDPVLRSLPLPALVDIDFVGEDRAGHMEALRTLVAQEAPGARIIPHAEWLGPVARLIRSLAWVAGALVLLMTLASAAVVIMTARAALGTHYATIEMLHLIGATDRQITRLFQRRIAIDTAYGIALGSVVAAAILLLIGWQWSGVTSGLAATASLGPAGWALLLALPLLAIALAALTARQTLLAALKKIL, from the coding sequence ATGATCATCCCCCGCGTTCCCGTCCAGCACCGCCGCCTGCTCCCCGACCGCCGCCTGTCGGGACCGACGCCGTGGGTCATCGCGATATTGATGATGCTGACCCTGCTTGCCGCCGCCGCCGGGGTCGGCCTCGCGCGCTCGGCAAATGCGATCGGCAGTGCGATCGCCGGCCGGGTGACGGTGCAGATCGTTACCGCCAATCCGGTGGCCCGCGCCGAACAGGCGGCGGCGCTCCGCCGCCGCGCCGCCGCGCAATCCTTTGTCCGCTCGGCGCGCAGCGTCGACCAGCAGGAACTGCGGGCGACGCTCGGCCAGTGGTTCGGCGGCGAGGACGGCGGCGCGGGGGGCGACGACCCGGTGCTGCGTTCGCTGCCCCTGCCCGCATTGGTCGATATCGACTTCGTCGGCGAGGATCGCGCCGGGCATATGGAAGCGCTACGCACGCTCGTCGCCCAGGAAGCCCCCGGTGCGCGCATCATCCCGCACGCGGAATGGCTGGGGCCCGTCGCGCGGCTGATCCGCAGCCTCGCGTGGGTCGCGGGCGCCCTCGTGCTGCTAATGACACTCGCGAGCGCCGCCGTCGTGATCATGACCGCGCGCGCCGCGCTCGGCACCCATTATGCGACTATCGAGATGCTGCACCTGATCGGCGCGACCGACCGCCAGATCACCCGCCTGTTCCAGCGCCGCATCGCGATCGACACCGCTTACGGGATCGCGCTTGGCAGTGTCGTCGCGGCGGCGATCTTGCTGTTGATCGGCTGGCAATGGTCGGGGGTCACGTCGGGGCTCGCCGCGACCGCGTCGCTGGGTCCGGCGGGCTGGGCGCTCTTGCTGGCGTTGCCGCTATTGGCTATCGCGCTCGCAGCCCTGACGGCGCGCCAGACCCTGCTCGCCGCGCTCAAGAAGATTTTATGA
- a CDS encoding TonB-dependent receptor, which yields MRPFARGLRSAVLASTTLSMLAFVPAAFAQDAADDSATADVGGEEIVVTARRTEERLETVPVSVSAFSERALDRIQASDTTGLQGAVPNLNVVQGRGSSNATNIYIRGIGQPDALQTFDPAVGVYVDDVYYSRIRGTQLDLLDLERVEVLRGPQGTLYGKNTIGGALKVVTRKPGQTFRGGVSAAYGSYDQFEIKASASGPVSDTLAAGFAVMRAKRDGYVEDAVLDRDYNDKDTIAARGALAFTPSADFRLDVSLDYTRDDASLTVGQPLNSLTYLIGGGTALALPTNPDPKDYDFTGRTTPSLPNSTKLRHWGTSAAAAWNVTDDLQLKSITAYRRLVTKDYVDIDATELEMGDVFVGVWQKQFSQELQLNYTGERLQAVGGLYYLKEDIASHQEAYADDLIGPLLGNPTFLRTIDDTLTTKSYAAYANASFAVTDALRISAGLRYTDEKKDYWRTTSTFSTSPLLTSVVPYVFARKQSWDDWSPMASIDYRFTDNLMFYARAAKGFKSGGFNGRANSAAESTAYAPEKVWSYEAGFKGSVADIARFSIAVFHNDYKDFQARVSGIDTDPNTGLPVPVLSVLNAGKLQIRGAELELALTPATGLLLDTQIGYLDAEYKEFDDARFPDGSRAFQRPAFAPKWTMRFGAQYEADLGGSGFLTVGGQTRYRSTTALAVDNTYIVGTVGTTTEIEGLFQRGYWLHDARIVWEDEARKFSLGLYGQNLSDKRYKTDGQDFSSIGSIRTVYYGAPRTFTVRAGVKF from the coding sequence ATGCGTCCTTTCGCCCGCGGCCTGCGCAGCGCCGTCCTCGCCTCGACCACGCTTTCGATGCTCGCCTTCGTCCCGGCCGCTTTCGCGCAGGACGCCGCCGATGACAGCGCGACCGCCGATGTCGGCGGCGAAGAGATCGTCGTAACTGCCCGCCGCACCGAAGAACGGCTCGAAACCGTTCCCGTTTCGGTATCGGCCTTCTCCGAACGCGCGCTCGACCGCATCCAGGCGTCGGACACCACCGGGCTGCAGGGCGCCGTCCCCAATCTCAACGTCGTGCAGGGCCGCGGTTCGTCGAACGCGACCAACATCTATATCCGCGGCATCGGCCAGCCCGACGCGCTGCAGACCTTCGATCCCGCGGTCGGCGTCTATGTCGACGATGTCTATTACAGCCGCATCCGCGGCACCCAGCTCGACCTGCTCGACCTCGAACGCGTCGAGGTGCTGCGCGGGCCGCAGGGCACGCTCTATGGCAAGAACACGATCGGCGGCGCGCTGAAAGTCGTCACCCGCAAACCCGGCCAGACCTTCCGTGGCGGCGTTTCGGCCGCCTACGGCTCCTACGACCAGTTCGAGATCAAGGCGTCGGCTTCGGGTCCCGTTTCGGACACGCTCGCCGCCGGCTTCGCGGTGATGCGGGCGAAGCGCGACGGCTATGTCGAGGATGCGGTGCTCGACCGCGATTATAACGACAAGGACACGATCGCCGCGCGCGGGGCGCTGGCCTTCACCCCCAGCGCCGATTTCCGCCTCGACGTCTCGCTCGACTATACGCGCGACGACGCGTCGCTGACCGTCGGCCAGCCGCTCAATTCGCTGACCTATCTGATCGGCGGTGGCACCGCCCTTGCGCTGCCGACCAACCCCGATCCCAAGGACTATGACTTCACCGGCCGCACGACGCCCAGCCTGCCCAATTCGACCAAGCTGCGCCACTGGGGCACCAGCGCGGCCGCCGCGTGGAACGTGACCGACGATCTCCAGCTGAAGTCGATCACCGCCTATCGCCGGCTCGTCACCAAGGATTATGTCGATATCGACGCGACCGAGCTTGAGATGGGCGACGTGTTCGTCGGCGTCTGGCAGAAACAGTTCAGCCAGGAATTGCAGCTCAACTATACCGGCGAGCGGCTGCAGGCGGTCGGCGGGCTCTATTATCTGAAAGAAGATATCGCGTCGCATCAGGAGGCCTATGCCGACGACCTGATCGGGCCGCTGCTCGGCAACCCGACTTTCCTGCGGACGATCGACGATACGCTGACGACGAAAAGCTACGCCGCCTATGCCAATGCCAGCTTCGCGGTCACCGATGCGCTGCGCATCTCGGCGGGCCTCCGCTATACCGACGAGAAGAAGGATTACTGGCGCACCACCTCGACCTTCTCGACCAGCCCGCTGCTGACCAGCGTCGTGCCCTATGTGTTCGCGCGCAAGCAGAGCTGGGACGACTGGTCGCCGATGGCCTCGATCGACTATCGCTTCACCGACAATCTGATGTTCTATGCGCGCGCCGCCAAGGGCTTCAAATCGGGCGGCTTTAACGGCCGCGCGAACAGCGCCGCCGAATCGACCGCCTATGCGCCCGAGAAAGTCTGGTCGTACGAGGCTGGGTTCAAGGGATCGGTCGCCGACATCGCGCGCTTCAGCATCGCGGTGTTCCACAACGACTATAAGGATTTCCAGGCGCGTGTGTCAGGCATCGACACCGACCCGAACACGGGGCTGCCGGTGCCGGTGCTGAGCGTGCTCAACGCGGGCAAGCTGCAGATCCGCGGCGCCGAACTCGAACTCGCGCTCACTCCGGCGACCGGGCTGCTGCTCGACACCCAGATCGGCTATCTCGACGCCGAGTACAAGGAATTCGACGACGCGCGCTTCCCCGACGGCAGCCGCGCCTTCCAGCGCCCCGCCTTCGCGCCGAAATGGACGATGCGCTTCGGGGCGCAATATGAGGCCGATCTCGGCGGGTCGGGTTTCCTGACGGTCGGCGGCCAGACGCGCTATCGCTCGACCACGGCGCTCGCGGTCGACAACACCTATATCGTCGGCACCGTCGGCACGACGACCGAGATCGAGGGGCTGTTCCAGCGCGGCTACTGGCTCCACGACGCCCGCATCGTCTGGGAAGACGAGGCGCGCAAGTTCAGCCTTGGCCTCTATGGCCAGAACCTCTCGGACAAGCGCTACAAGACCGATGGACAGGATTTCTCCAGCATCGGCAGCATCCGCACCGTCTATTACGGCGCGCCGCGCACCTTCACCGTGCGCGCCGGCGTCAAATTCTGA
- a CDS encoding lysophospholipid acyltransferase family protein: MRYTIALLRSILFWLLFVLMSSFSSIGAVISLPVSHKATIWFVRIWAQFHRLICRFVLGHKIVVDGEMPDIPVLYVFKHEGAFETIEQPGLFRHPAVFAKEQLFNIPVWGQAAHFYGLIPVDRDGGGKAMRAMLNAAKAALAKGRPLVLFAEGTRIPHGEAPPLRSGFAGIYRLLGVPVIPVAVNSGIAYPPRRWVKWPGTITYKIGETIPAGLPREEAEDRVWRAINALNPPEALLAGKASA, encoded by the coding sequence GTGCGCTACACCATCGCCCTCCTCCGCTCGATCCTGTTCTGGCTGCTGTTCGTCCTGATGAGCAGCTTCAGCTCGATCGGCGCGGTGATCTCGCTGCCGGTCTCGCACAAGGCGACGATCTGGTTCGTGCGCATCTGGGCGCAGTTCCACCGGCTGATCTGCCGCTTCGTGCTTGGCCACAAGATCGTCGTCGATGGCGAGATGCCCGACATTCCCGTCCTCTATGTCTTCAAGCATGAAGGCGCGTTCGAGACGATCGAGCAGCCGGGACTCTTCAGGCATCCTGCGGTGTTCGCCAAGGAACAATTGTTCAATATTCCCGTCTGGGGGCAGGCGGCGCATTTCTATGGCCTGATTCCGGTCGACCGCGACGGCGGCGGCAAGGCGATGCGCGCCATGCTGAACGCTGCCAAGGCCGCGCTCGCCAAGGGCCGCCCGCTGGTGCTGTTCGCCGAAGGAACACGCATTCCGCATGGCGAAGCGCCGCCGCTGCGCTCGGGCTTCGCGGGCATCTACCGCCTGCTCGGCGTGCCGGTGATCCCCGTCGCGGTGAACAGTGGCATCGCCTATCCGCCGCGCCGCTGGGTCAAATGGCCGGGGACGATCACCTACAAGATCGGTGAAACCATCCCCGCCGGCCTGCCGCGCGAGGAGGCCGAGGACCGCGTGTGGCGCGCGATCAATGCGCTGAACCCGCCCGAAGCGCTGCTGGCGGGCAAGGCTTCGGCCTGA
- the metX gene encoding homoserine O-acetyltransferase MetX → MASLLHQIQHQSVTIAAPLPLDSGQILPSVTIAYQSYGTLAADRANAVLVCHALTGDQYVASDHPATGKPGWWARMVGPGKPIDTDRYFVLCANVLGSCMGSSGPASPDAATGAPLGMHFPVITIADMVRAQAMLLDHLGIDRLHAVVGGSMGGMQALAWTAHYPERLGSAIVIASAARHSAQNIAFHEVGRQAIMADPDWQDGQYYGSRRAPAKGLAVARMAAHITYLSEAGLTEKFGRRLQARDIKSFGFDADFQIESYLRHQGLAFTDRFDANAYLYITRAMDYFDLADAHDGRLAGAFTGAKDVRFTLVSFDTDWLYPTAESRRIVQALQSVGAAASFVELSAPFGHDSFLLDVPALDRLVAGALGSGG, encoded by the coding sequence ATGGCGAGCCTGCTCCACCAGATCCAGCACCAGAGCGTGACGATTGCCGCGCCGCTGCCGCTCGACAGCGGACAGATCTTGCCGTCGGTGACGATCGCCTATCAAAGCTATGGCACGCTCGCCGCCGACCGGGCGAATGCGGTGCTCGTCTGCCACGCGCTCACCGGCGACCAATATGTCGCGAGCGACCATCCCGCGACGGGCAAGCCCGGCTGGTGGGCGCGCATGGTCGGCCCCGGCAAGCCGATCGACACCGACCGCTATTTCGTCCTCTGCGCCAATGTGCTCGGCAGTTGCATGGGGTCGAGCGGCCCCGCGAGCCCCGATGCGGCGACCGGCGCGCCGCTCGGCATGCATTTCCCCGTCATCACTATCGCCGACATGGTGCGCGCGCAGGCGATGCTGCTCGATCATCTCGGCATCGACCGCCTGCATGCGGTCGTCGGCGGCTCGATGGGCGGGATGCAGGCGCTCGCGTGGACCGCCCATTATCCCGAACGCCTAGGCTCGGCGATCGTCATCGCCAGCGCGGCACGCCATTCGGCGCAGAACATCGCGTTCCACGAAGTCGGGCGGCAGGCGATCATGGCCGACCCCGACTGGCAGGACGGCCAATATTACGGCAGCCGCCGCGCCCCGGCCAAGGGCCTCGCGGTCGCCCGGATGGCGGCGCATATCACCTATCTTTCCGAAGCGGGGCTGACCGAGAAGTTCGGCCGCCGCCTGCAGGCGCGCGACATCAAGAGCTTCGGCTTCGACGCCGATTTCCAGATCGAATCCTATCTGCGGCACCAGGGGCTCGCCTTTACCGACCGCTTCGACGCCAACGCCTATCTCTATATCACGCGCGCGATGGACTATTTCGACCTCGCCGACGCGCACGACGGGCGGCTCGCCGGTGCCTTCACCGGCGCGAAGGATGTGCGCTTCACACTCGTCAGCTTCGACACCGACTGGCTCTATCCGACCGCCGAATCGCGCCGCATTGTCCAGGCGCTGCAAAGCGTCGGCGCGGCGGCGAGCTTCGTCGAGCTGTCGGCGCCGTTCGGGCACGACTCGTTCCTCCTCGACGTCCCCGCGCTCGACCGGCTCGTCGCCGGCGCCCTCGGCAGCGGCGGCTGA
- the hisC gene encoding histidinol-phosphate transaminase codes for MTDSSAILTPKPWISGIAPYVPGKSAGADGRPLIKLSANENPLGTGEKARAAFAAAQAASDALSRYPDPGSAQLRETIAAKFGLDPERVICGNGSDELLHLAAGTYAGAGDEILYVRYGFAVYEIAARRVGAVPVEADDRDYATDVDALLAAVTDKTRVVYLANPNNPTGTLATREEVARLYAGLPKNVLFVIDQAYSEYLSEAEDDGGLELAKTQPNVFVTRTFSKIHGLAAERIGWGYAAAEVISALHRIRLPFNVTRAGQAAAVAALGDDDFVTHSREHNAKWRAWLTGELESLGNHGIRVVPSACNFLLVLFEGETSAETVYNRLMEAGYIVRWLPGQGIPQALRMTIGTEDETRGLAAAIRAALNG; via the coding sequence ATGACCGACAGCAGCGCCATCCTCACCCCCAAGCCGTGGATCAGCGGTATCGCGCCCTATGTGCCGGGCAAGTCGGCGGGTGCCGACGGTCGTCCCCTCATCAAGCTTTCGGCGAACGAAAATCCGCTCGGCACTGGCGAAAAGGCGCGCGCCGCTTTCGCGGCGGCGCAGGCGGCTTCCGACGCGCTGTCGCGTTATCCCGATCCGGGTTCGGCCCAGTTGCGCGAGACGATCGCGGCGAAATTCGGGCTCGACCCGGAGCGGGTGATCTGCGGCAACGGGTCGGACGAACTGCTCCACCTCGCCGCGGGAACCTATGCCGGGGCGGGGGACGAGATCCTCTATGTCCGTTACGGCTTTGCGGTCTACGAGATCGCTGCGCGCCGGGTCGGCGCGGTGCCGGTCGAGGCCGACGACCGCGATTATGCGACCGACGTCGACGCGCTGCTCGCCGCGGTGACCGACAAGACGCGCGTCGTCTATCTTGCCAACCCGAACAATCCGACGGGCACGCTCGCGACGCGCGAAGAGGTCGCGCGCCTCTATGCCGGGTTGCCGAAGAATGTCCTGTTCGTGATCGATCAGGCCTATAGCGAATATCTGTCGGAGGCCGAGGACGATGGCGGGCTCGAGCTCGCGAAGACGCAGCCCAATGTGTTCGTCACGCGCACCTTTTCCAAGATTCACGGGCTTGCCGCCGAGCGCATCGGCTGGGGCTATGCGGCGGCGGAGGTGATTTCGGCGCTGCACCGGATCCGCCTGCCGTTCAACGTCACGCGCGCCGGACAGGCCGCGGCGGTCGCGGCGCTCGGCGACGACGACTTCGTGACGCACAGCCGCGAGCATAATGCGAAGTGGCGGGCGTGGTTGACCGGCGAGCTCGAAAGCCTCGGCAATCACGGGATTCGCGTCGTGCCGTCGGCATGCAATTTCCTGCTCGTGCTGTTCGAGGGCGAGACGAGCGCCGAGACCGTCTATAACCGGCTGATGGAGGCGGGCTATATCGTCCGCTGGTTGCCGGGGCAGGGAATTCCGCAGGCGCTGCGCATGACGATCGGCACCGAGGATGAAACGCGCGGGCTCGCGGCGGCGATCCGCGCCGCGCTGAACGGCTGA
- a CDS encoding TetR/AcrR family transcriptional regulator, translated as MDQPHVATGDTAAEAGNPDKTPRTERGRRTLRKLLDAAAIEFGERGFHDASISAITRRAGTALGSFYTYFDSKDEIFQALVRYMSEQLRDHVTPLVQAAPDEISAERIGLESFLGFVREHKEIYRIIDEAEFVDYASYRRHYETTVARVRQRLEDGAARGEIRADVGEVHAWAIGGMNVFLGMRYGLWDADADIAEIARIANDLLANGLKKQD; from the coding sequence ATGGATCAGCCGCATGTCGCGACAGGCGATACCGCAGCCGAGGCGGGCAATCCGGACAAGACGCCGCGCACCGAACGCGGGCGGCGCACCTTGCGCAAGCTGCTCGACGCTGCGGCGATAGAGTTCGGCGAGCGCGGCTTTCACGATGCCTCGATCAGCGCGATCACCCGCCGTGCCGGGACCGCGCTCGGCAGCTTCTACACCTATTTCGATTCGAAGGACGAAATCTTCCAGGCGCTGGTCCGCTATATGAGCGAACAGTTGCGCGACCATGTCACGCCGCTGGTGCAGGCGGCACCCGACGAGATCAGCGCCGAACGCATCGGGCTCGAATCCTTCCTTGGCTTCGTGCGCGAGCACAAGGAAATCTACCGGATCATCGACGAGGCCGAGTTCGTCGATTACGCCAGCTATCGCCGCCATTATGAAACGACCGTGGCGCGCGTCCGCCAGCGGCTGGAGGACGGCGCCGCGCGCGGCGAGATTCGCGCCGACGTCGGCGAGGTCCATGCCTGGGCGATCGGCGGCATGAACGTCTTTCTCGGGATGCGCTACGGATTGTGGGACGCCGACGCCGACATCGCCGAGATCGCGCGCATAGCGAACGACCTGCTCGCGAATGGGCTGAAGAAGCAGGATTAG
- a CDS encoding YdcF family protein, with protein sequence MIKRLLSLLFLAWVLGFAWFALLLPLPAKAEKTDAIVVLTGGPGRIDRALERLEAGDAKRLLISGVAREVKPRELAAEYKRPEELFDCCIALGFEAEDTRSNATEVATWVARRGYKSIRLITTDWHMRRAEYEIGRAIGDKVTILPDAVRSQPNFATLFREYHKYLAGLAGGLLGL encoded by the coding sequence ATGATCAAGCGCCTGCTTTCCCTCCTGTTCCTGGCCTGGGTGCTCGGCTTCGCATGGTTCGCGCTGCTGCTGCCGCTCCCCGCCAAGGCCGAAAAGACCGACGCCATCGTCGTCCTCACCGGCGGCCCGGGCCGGATCGACCGCGCGCTCGAGCGGCTCGAGGCGGGCGACGCCAAGCGCCTGTTGATCAGCGGCGTTGCGCGCGAGGTGAAGCCCAGGGAGCTCGCCGCCGAATATAAGCGCCCCGAAGAATTGTTCGATTGCTGCATCGCACTGGGTTTCGAGGCCGAAGACACGCGGTCGAACGCGACCGAAGTGGCGACATGGGTTGCACGGCGGGGCTACAAGAGCATCCGCCTGATCACCACCGACTGGCATATGCGCCGCGCCGAATATGAGATCGGCCGCGCGATCGGCGACAAGGTGACGATCCTTCCCGATGCGGTACGCAGCCAGCCCAATTTCGCGACATTGTTCCGCGAATATCATAAATATCTCGCGGGGCTGGCGGGCGGGCTGCTCGGCCTGTAA
- a CDS encoding prephenate/arogenate dehydrogenase family protein: MMAIERVAIVGLGLIGSSVARAVKERLPQVTVVGHDAKAEVRDIARELGFCDIIADAPAAAVADADLVIFAVPVGGMADAARAVAPGLRDGVIISDVGSSKAGVAAALGAALPGHIVIPAHPVAGTENSGPAAGFASLFEGRWCIVTPGAGAPEDAVAALAGFWQALGARVETMDAAHHDMVLAVTSHLPHLIAYTIVGTASELEEVTESEVIKYSAGGFRDFTRIAASDPVMWRDVFLANKEAVLATLQRFNEDLTVLQQAIRRGDAGKLEDWFTRTRAIRRSIIEQGQDDAAPDFGRKH, translated from the coding sequence CTGATGGCGATAGAGCGCGTCGCCATCGTCGGGTTGGGCCTGATCGGCTCCTCGGTCGCGCGCGCCGTCAAGGAGCGGTTGCCGCAGGTGACGGTCGTCGGCCATGACGCCAAGGCCGAGGTGCGCGACATCGCACGCGAACTCGGCTTCTGTGACATAATCGCCGATGCGCCGGCCGCTGCGGTCGCCGACGCCGACCTCGTCATCTTTGCCGTCCCCGTCGGCGGCATGGCCGATGCGGCGCGCGCGGTGGCGCCGGGCCTCCGCGACGGCGTGATCATTTCGGACGTCGGTTCGTCGAAGGCGGGGGTTGCCGCCGCGCTCGGCGCCGCGCTGCCCGGCCATATCGTCATTCCGGCGCACCCGGTCGCAGGGACCGAGAACAGCGGTCCGGCAGCGGGGTTCGCGAGCCTGTTCGAGGGCCGCTGGTGCATCGTCACCCCGGGCGCCGGTGCGCCCGAGGATGCCGTCGCGGCGCTCGCCGGTTTCTGGCAGGCGCTCGGTGCCCGGGTCGAGACGATGGACGCGGCGCACCACGACATGGTGCTCGCGGTGACCAGCCACCTGCCGCACCTCATCGCCTATACGATCGTCGGCACGGCCAGCGAGCTCGAGGAAGTGACCGAGAGCGAGGTGATCAAATATTCGGCGGGCGGTTTCCGCGACTTCACGCGCATCGCGGCGAGCGATCCCGTGATGTGGCGCGACGTCTTCCTCGCCAACAAGGAAGCGGTGCTCGCGACGCTGCAGCGCTTCAACGAGGATCTGACCGTGCTCCAGCAGGCGATCCGCCGCGGCGATGCCGGCAAGCTCGAGGACTGGTTCACGCGGACGCGCGCGATCCGCCGTTCGATCATCGAGCAGGGACAGGATGACGCCGCGCCCGACTTCGGGCGGAAACACTAA
- the metW gene encoding methionine biosynthesis protein MetW, producing the protein MALRPDLAIIAGAVPSGARALDIGCGDGELMAALRDKGVDARGLEIDPANVTAAIARGQSVVQGDANRDLADYPGDAFDYAILSQTLQTTERPDRVVDELLRIAPRAFVSFPNFAHWRIRLALLWGGRMPVTRLIPVAWYATPNIHHVTVSDFRDLLREKGIAVEAAWYLSGDKPTSDAAASWRAEHAIFLISRT; encoded by the coding sequence ATGGCGCTGCGCCCCGACCTTGCGATCATCGCCGGCGCCGTGCCGTCCGGCGCGCGCGCGCTCGACATCGGTTGCGGCGACGGCGAGCTGATGGCGGCGCTGCGCGACAAGGGCGTCGACGCGCGCGGGCTCGAAATCGACCCCGCGAACGTCACCGCGGCGATCGCGCGGGGCCAGTCGGTCGTGCAGGGCGACGCCAACCGCGACCTCGCCGACTATCCGGGCGACGCGTTCGACTATGCGATCCTGTCGCAGACGCTGCAGACGACCGAGCGTCCCGACCGCGTCGTCGACGAGCTGCTGCGCATCGCGCCGCGCGCCTTCGTCAGCTTTCCTAATTTCGCGCACTGGCGCATCCGCCTCGCGCTTTTGTGGGGCGGACGCATGCCGGTGACGCGGCTGATCCCGGTCGCCTGGTATGCGACCCCCAATATCCACCATGTCACGGTCAGCGATTTTCGCGACCTGCTGCGCGAAAAGGGCATCGCGGTCGAGGCGGCATGGTATCTGTCGGGCGACAAGCCGACGAGCGACGCCGCCGCAAGCTGGCGCGCGGAACATGCGATTTTCCTGATTTCGCGTACTTAA